A genomic stretch from Anas platyrhynchos isolate ZD024472 breed Pekin duck chromosome 25, IASCAAS_PekinDuck_T2T, whole genome shotgun sequence includes:
- the NCAM1 gene encoding neural cell adhesion molecule 1 isoform X5 yields the protein MHLLPSVCKEQRKALARDKTSLQVDIVPSQGEISVGESKFFLCQVAGEAKYKDISWFSPNGEKLTPNQQRISVVRNDDFSSTLTIYNANIDDAGIYKCVVSSVEEGDSEATVNVKIFQKLMFKNAPTPQEFKEGDDAVIVCDVVSSLPPTIIWKHKGRDVILKKDVRFIVLSNNYLQIRGIKKTDEGTYRCEGRILARGEINFKDIQVIVNVPPSVRARQSTMNATANLSQSVTLACDADGFPEPTMTWTKDGEPIEPEDDEEKYSFNYDGSELIIKKVDKSDEAEYICIAENKAGEQDATIHLKVFAKPKITYVENKTAMELEDQITLTCEASGDPIPSITWRTSTRNISNEEKTLDGRIVVRSHARVSSLTLKEIQYTDAGEYVCTASNTIGQDSQAMYLEVQYAPKLQGPVAVYTWEGNQVNITCEVFAYPSAVISWFRDGQLLPSSNYSNIKIYNTPSASYLEVTPDSENDFGNYNCTAVNRIGQESSEFILVQADTPSSPSIDRVEPYSSTARVEFDEPEATGGVPILKYKAEWRALGEGEWHSRLYDAKEANMEGTITISGLKPETTYSVRLSAVNGKGVGEISLPSDFKTQPVREPSAPKLEGQMGEDGNSIKVNVIKQDDGGSPIRHYLIKYKAKHSSEWKPEIRLPSGSDHVMLKSLDWNAEYEVSVIAENQQGKSKPAHYAFRTSAQPTVIPATLGSPSTSSSFVSLLLSAVTLLLLC from the exons catCTCTACAAGTGGATATTGTTCCAAGCCAGGGGGAGATCAGCGTTGGAGAATCCAAATTCTTCTTATGTCAAG TGGCAGGGGAAGCCAAATACAAAGACATTTCCTGGTTTTCTCCTAATGGTGAGAAGCTGACGCCCAACCAACAGCGCATCTCGGTGGTGCGAAATGACGACTTCTCCTCCACCCTCACCATCTACAATGCCAACATTGATGATGCTGGCATTTATAAATGTGTTGTCAGCAGCGTGGAGGAGGGAGACTCCGAGGCCACCGTCAATGTCAAAATTTTCC aaaagctgATGTTCAAGAACGCTCCCACTCCTCAGGAATTCAAGGAAGGGGATGATGCTGTGATTGTGTGTGATGTGGTCAGCTCGCTGCCTCCTACCATCATTTGGAAACACAAAGGAAGGGATGTTATCCTAAAAAAAGATG ttCGATTTATAGTCCTGTCCAACAACTACCTGCAGATCCGGGGAattaagaaaacagatgaagGGACGTACCGCTGTGAGGGCCGGATCTTGGCTCGTGGGGAGATCAACTTCAAAGATATTCAGGTCATTGTAAATG TACCTCCTTCTGTGCGTGCCAGGCAGAGCACTATGAATGCCACTGCCAACCTCAGCCAGTCTGTCACCTTAGCGTGTGATGCTGACGGCTTTCCTGAGCCAACCATGACGTGGACAAA GGATGGAGAGCCAATAGAGCCAGAGGATGACGAagagaaatacagttttaacTATGATGGGTCCGAGCTAATCATCAAGAAGGTAGATAAGAGTGATGAAGCAGAGTACATCTGCATCGCTGAGAACAAGGCTGGCGAGCAGGATGCCACCATTCATCTCAAAGTCTTTG CAAAACCCAAAATCACATATGTGGAGAATAAAACAGCTATGGAGCTGGAGGATCAGATCACGCTGACCTGTGAGGCATCTGGGGACCCAATCCCTTCCATCACTTGGAGAACCTCAACCCGGAACATCAGCAATGAAGAGAAG ACCCTGGATGGGCGCATCGTAGTGCGGAGCCATGCTCGGGTGTCATCCCTGACTCTGAAAGAAATTCAGTACACAGATGCCGGAGAGTATGTATGCACAGCCAGCAACACCATCGGGCAGGACTCCCAAGCCATGTACCTCGAAGTGCAGT ATGCCCCAAAGCTTCAGGGCCCTGTGGCTGTCTACACCTGGGAAGGGAATCAAGTGAATATCACTTGCGAGGTATTTGCTTACCCCAGTGCTGTCATCTCCTGGTTCCGGGATGGACAGCTGCTTCCCAGCTCCAACTACAGCAACATCAAGATCTACAACACTCCATCAGCAAGCTACCTGGAG GTGACACCAGACTCTGAGAATGACTTTGGAAACTACAACTGCACTGCTGTGAACCGCATTGGCCAGGAGTCCTCAGAGTTCATTCTTGTGCAGGCGG atACTCCGTCCTCTCCTTCTATTGACAGAGTGGAACCATACTCTAGTACTGCCCGGGTGGAGTTTGATGAACCTGAAGCTACTGGTGGGGTGCCCATCCTCAAGTACAAGGCAGAGTGGAGAGCACTGGGCGAGGGAGAATGGCATTCGAGGCTGTATGATGCAAAAGAAG CAAATATGGAGGGCACGATCACTATCAGTGGCCTGAAGCCTGAGACAACCTACTCTGTGAGACTGTCTGCAGTGAACGGCAAGGGTGTGGGTGAGATCAGCCTGCCATCGGACTTCAAGACGCAGCCAGTTC GGGAACCCAGTGCACCCAAACTGGAAGGTCAGATGGGAGAAGACGGAAACTCCATTAAAGTGAATGTTATCAAGCAGGATGATGGTGGCTCCCCGATTAGACATTACCTGATCAAATATAAAGCC AAGCACTCCTCAGAATGGAAACCAGAGATCAGACTTCCTTCTGGCAGCGACCACGTCATGCTGAAGTCTCTGGACTGGAATGCAGAGTACGAGGTTTCTGTGATAGCTGAAAACCAGCAAGGGAAGTCCAAACCAGCTCACTACGCCTTCCGAACGTCTGCTCAGCCCACTGTCATCCCAG CGACCTTGGGAAGTCCATCAACGTCGTCTTCCTTTGTTTCATTGCTTctttctgcagtgactctgcttttgctctgttag
- the NCAM1 gene encoding neural cell adhesion molecule 1 isoform X9, translating into MHLLPSVCKEQRKALARDKTSLQVDIVPSQGEISVGESKFFLCQVAGEAKYKDISWFSPNGEKLTPNQQRISVVRNDDFSSTLTIYNANIDDAGIYKCVVSSVEEGDSEATVNVKIFQKLMFKNAPTPQEFKEGDDAVIVCDVVSSLPPTIIWKHKGRDVILKKDVRFIVLSNNYLQIRGIKKTDEGTYRCEGRILARGEINFKDIQVIVNVPPSVRARQSTMNATANLSQSVTLACDADGFPEPTMTWTKDGEPIEPEDDEEKYSFNYDGSELIIKKVDKSDEAEYICIAENKAGEQDATIHLKVFAKPKITYVENKTAMELEDQITLTCEASGDPIPSITWRTSTRNISNEEKASWTRPEKQETLDGRIVVRSHARVSSLTLKEIQYTDAGEYVCTASNTIGQDSQAMYLEVQYAPKLQGPVAVYTWEGNQVNITCEVFAYPSAVISWFRDGQLLPSSNYSNIKIYNTPSASYLEVTPDSENDFGNYNCTAVNRIGQESSEFILVQADTPSSPSIDRVEPYSSTARVEFDEPEATGGVPILKYKAEWRALGEGEWHSRLYDAKEANMEGTITISGLKPETTYSVRLSAVNGKGVGEISLPSDFKTQPVREPSAPKLEGQMGEDGNSIKVNVIKQDDGGSPIRHYLIKYKAKHSSEWKPEIRLPSGSDHVMLKSLDWNAEYEVSVIAENQQGKSKPAHYAFRTSAQPTVIPATLGSPSTSSSFVSLLLSAVTLLLLC; encoded by the exons catCTCTACAAGTGGATATTGTTCCAAGCCAGGGGGAGATCAGCGTTGGAGAATCCAAATTCTTCTTATGTCAAG TGGCAGGGGAAGCCAAATACAAAGACATTTCCTGGTTTTCTCCTAATGGTGAGAAGCTGACGCCCAACCAACAGCGCATCTCGGTGGTGCGAAATGACGACTTCTCCTCCACCCTCACCATCTACAATGCCAACATTGATGATGCTGGCATTTATAAATGTGTTGTCAGCAGCGTGGAGGAGGGAGACTCCGAGGCCACCGTCAATGTCAAAATTTTCC aaaagctgATGTTCAAGAACGCTCCCACTCCTCAGGAATTCAAGGAAGGGGATGATGCTGTGATTGTGTGTGATGTGGTCAGCTCGCTGCCTCCTACCATCATTTGGAAACACAAAGGAAGGGATGTTATCCTAAAAAAAGATG ttCGATTTATAGTCCTGTCCAACAACTACCTGCAGATCCGGGGAattaagaaaacagatgaagGGACGTACCGCTGTGAGGGCCGGATCTTGGCTCGTGGGGAGATCAACTTCAAAGATATTCAGGTCATTGTAAATG TACCTCCTTCTGTGCGTGCCAGGCAGAGCACTATGAATGCCACTGCCAACCTCAGCCAGTCTGTCACCTTAGCGTGTGATGCTGACGGCTTTCCTGAGCCAACCATGACGTGGACAAA GGATGGAGAGCCAATAGAGCCAGAGGATGACGAagagaaatacagttttaacTATGATGGGTCCGAGCTAATCATCAAGAAGGTAGATAAGAGTGATGAAGCAGAGTACATCTGCATCGCTGAGAACAAGGCTGGCGAGCAGGATGCCACCATTCATCTCAAAGTCTTTG CAAAACCCAAAATCACATATGTGGAGAATAAAACAGCTATGGAGCTGGAGGATCAGATCACGCTGACCTGTGAGGCATCTGGGGACCCAATCCCTTCCATCACTTGGAGAACCTCAACCCGGAACATCAGCAATGAAGAGAAG GCTTCGTGGACCCGGCCCGAGAAGCAAGAG ACCCTGGATGGGCGCATCGTAGTGCGGAGCCATGCTCGGGTGTCATCCCTGACTCTGAAAGAAATTCAGTACACAGATGCCGGAGAGTATGTATGCACAGCCAGCAACACCATCGGGCAGGACTCCCAAGCCATGTACCTCGAAGTGCAGT ATGCCCCAAAGCTTCAGGGCCCTGTGGCTGTCTACACCTGGGAAGGGAATCAAGTGAATATCACTTGCGAGGTATTTGCTTACCCCAGTGCTGTCATCTCCTGGTTCCGGGATGGACAGCTGCTTCCCAGCTCCAACTACAGCAACATCAAGATCTACAACACTCCATCAGCAAGCTACCTGGAG GTGACACCAGACTCTGAGAATGACTTTGGAAACTACAACTGCACTGCTGTGAACCGCATTGGCCAGGAGTCCTCAGAGTTCATTCTTGTGCAGGCGG atACTCCGTCCTCTCCTTCTATTGACAGAGTGGAACCATACTCTAGTACTGCCCGGGTGGAGTTTGATGAACCTGAAGCTACTGGTGGGGTGCCCATCCTCAAGTACAAGGCAGAGTGGAGAGCACTGGGCGAGGGAGAATGGCATTCGAGGCTGTATGATGCAAAAGAAG CAAATATGGAGGGCACGATCACTATCAGTGGCCTGAAGCCTGAGACAACCTACTCTGTGAGACTGTCTGCAGTGAACGGCAAGGGTGTGGGTGAGATCAGCCTGCCATCGGACTTCAAGACGCAGCCAGTTC GGGAACCCAGTGCACCCAAACTGGAAGGTCAGATGGGAGAAGACGGAAACTCCATTAAAGTGAATGTTATCAAGCAGGATGATGGTGGCTCCCCGATTAGACATTACCTGATCAAATATAAAGCC AAGCACTCCTCAGAATGGAAACCAGAGATCAGACTTCCTTCTGGCAGCGACCACGTCATGCTGAAGTCTCTGGACTGGAATGCAGAGTACGAGGTTTCTGTGATAGCTGAAAACCAGCAAGGGAAGTCCAAACCAGCTCACTACGCCTTCCGAACGTCTGCTCAGCCCACTGTCATCCCAG CGACCTTGGGAAGTCCATCAACGTCGTCTTCCTTTGTTTCATTGCTTctttctgcagtgactctgcttttgctctgttag
- the NCAM1 gene encoding neural cell adhesion molecule 1 isoform X4, producing MHLLPSVCKEQRKALARDKTSLQVDIVPSQGEISVGESKFFLCQVAGEAKYKDISWFSPNGEKLTPNQQRISVVRNDDFSSTLTIYNANIDDAGIYKCVVSSVEEGDSEATVNVKIFQKLMFKNAPTPQEFKEGDDAVIVCDVVSSLPPTIIWKHKGRDVILKKDVRFIVLSNNYLQIRGIKKTDEGTYRCEGRILARGEINFKDIQVIVNVPPSVRARQSTMNATANLSQSVTLACDADGFPEPTMTWTKDGEPIEPEDDEEKYSFNYDGSELIIKKVDKSDEAEYICIAENKAGEQDATIHLKVFAKPKITYVENKTAMELEDQITLTCEASGDPIPSITWRTSTRNISNEEKASWTRPEKQETLDGRIVVRSHARVSSLTLKEIQYTDAGEYVCTASNTIGQDSQAMYLEVQYAPKLQGPVAVYTWEGNQVNITCEVFAYPSAVISWFRDGQLLPSSNYSNIKIYNTPSASYLEVTPDSENDFGNYNCTAVNRIGQESSEFILVQADTPSSPSIDRVEPYSSTARVEFDEPEATGGVPILKYKAEWRALGEGEWHSRLYDAKEANMEGTITISGLKPETTYSVRLSAVNGKGVGEISLPSDFKTQPVRIPHSPSTAAPTSRLAETTRPLTESESTEPPREPSAPKLEGQMGEDGNSIKVNVIKQDDGGSPIRHYLIKYKAKHSSEWKPEIRLPSGSDHVMLKSLDWNAEYEVSVIAENQQGKSKPAHYAFRTSAQPTVIPATLGSPSTSSSFVSLLLSAVTLLLLC from the exons catCTCTACAAGTGGATATTGTTCCAAGCCAGGGGGAGATCAGCGTTGGAGAATCCAAATTCTTCTTATGTCAAG TGGCAGGGGAAGCCAAATACAAAGACATTTCCTGGTTTTCTCCTAATGGTGAGAAGCTGACGCCCAACCAACAGCGCATCTCGGTGGTGCGAAATGACGACTTCTCCTCCACCCTCACCATCTACAATGCCAACATTGATGATGCTGGCATTTATAAATGTGTTGTCAGCAGCGTGGAGGAGGGAGACTCCGAGGCCACCGTCAATGTCAAAATTTTCC aaaagctgATGTTCAAGAACGCTCCCACTCCTCAGGAATTCAAGGAAGGGGATGATGCTGTGATTGTGTGTGATGTGGTCAGCTCGCTGCCTCCTACCATCATTTGGAAACACAAAGGAAGGGATGTTATCCTAAAAAAAGATG ttCGATTTATAGTCCTGTCCAACAACTACCTGCAGATCCGGGGAattaagaaaacagatgaagGGACGTACCGCTGTGAGGGCCGGATCTTGGCTCGTGGGGAGATCAACTTCAAAGATATTCAGGTCATTGTAAATG TACCTCCTTCTGTGCGTGCCAGGCAGAGCACTATGAATGCCACTGCCAACCTCAGCCAGTCTGTCACCTTAGCGTGTGATGCTGACGGCTTTCCTGAGCCAACCATGACGTGGACAAA GGATGGAGAGCCAATAGAGCCAGAGGATGACGAagagaaatacagttttaacTATGATGGGTCCGAGCTAATCATCAAGAAGGTAGATAAGAGTGATGAAGCAGAGTACATCTGCATCGCTGAGAACAAGGCTGGCGAGCAGGATGCCACCATTCATCTCAAAGTCTTTG CAAAACCCAAAATCACATATGTGGAGAATAAAACAGCTATGGAGCTGGAGGATCAGATCACGCTGACCTGTGAGGCATCTGGGGACCCAATCCCTTCCATCACTTGGAGAACCTCAACCCGGAACATCAGCAATGAAGAGAAG GCTTCGTGGACCCGGCCCGAGAAGCAAGAG ACCCTGGATGGGCGCATCGTAGTGCGGAGCCATGCTCGGGTGTCATCCCTGACTCTGAAAGAAATTCAGTACACAGATGCCGGAGAGTATGTATGCACAGCCAGCAACACCATCGGGCAGGACTCCCAAGCCATGTACCTCGAAGTGCAGT ATGCCCCAAAGCTTCAGGGCCCTGTGGCTGTCTACACCTGGGAAGGGAATCAAGTGAATATCACTTGCGAGGTATTTGCTTACCCCAGTGCTGTCATCTCCTGGTTCCGGGATGGACAGCTGCTTCCCAGCTCCAACTACAGCAACATCAAGATCTACAACACTCCATCAGCAAGCTACCTGGAG GTGACACCAGACTCTGAGAATGACTTTGGAAACTACAACTGCACTGCTGTGAACCGCATTGGCCAGGAGTCCTCAGAGTTCATTCTTGTGCAGGCGG atACTCCGTCCTCTCCTTCTATTGACAGAGTGGAACCATACTCTAGTACTGCCCGGGTGGAGTTTGATGAACCTGAAGCTACTGGTGGGGTGCCCATCCTCAAGTACAAGGCAGAGTGGAGAGCACTGGGCGAGGGAGAATGGCATTCGAGGCTGTATGATGCAAAAGAAG CAAATATGGAGGGCACGATCACTATCAGTGGCCTGAAGCCTGAGACAACCTACTCTGTGAGACTGTCTGCAGTGAACGGCAAGGGTGTGGGTGAGATCAGCCTGCCATCGGACTTCAAGACGCAGCCAGTTC GTATCCCTCACTCAC cAAGCACTGCTGCCCCCACCTCGCGCTTAGCAGAGA CAACTCGGCCTCTTACTGAATCTGAGAGCACAGAGCCGCCAA GGGAACCCAGTGCACCCAAACTGGAAGGTCAGATGGGAGAAGACGGAAACTCCATTAAAGTGAATGTTATCAAGCAGGATGATGGTGGCTCCCCGATTAGACATTACCTGATCAAATATAAAGCC AAGCACTCCTCAGAATGGAAACCAGAGATCAGACTTCCTTCTGGCAGCGACCACGTCATGCTGAAGTCTCTGGACTGGAATGCAGAGTACGAGGTTTCTGTGATAGCTGAAAACCAGCAAGGGAAGTCCAAACCAGCTCACTACGCCTTCCGAACGTCTGCTCAGCCCACTGTCATCCCAG CGACCTTGGGAAGTCCATCAACGTCGTCTTCCTTTGTTTCATTGCTTctttctgcagtgactctgcttttgctctgttag